The nucleotide sequence GCCCATGTTCCGCCATGAACGGCCGCAGAAAGGACGTTACCGGCAGTTTCACCAGATTGGCGTGGAGGCGTTCGGCATGGCCGGCCCGGATATCGACGCCGAATTGATCCTGATGACGGCGCGATTGTGGCGGCAACTGGAATTGAAGGGACTGACTCTGCAAATCAATTCACTCGGCAGCAGCGTGGCGCGGGCCAAATACCGCGCGGAACTGGTGCGCTATTTCTCTTCGCACGAAAAGGCGCTGGATGCCGACAGCCACCGCCGTTTGACGGCCAACCCGCTGCGCATACTGGACAGCAAAAATCCGGCGATGGCCGATCTTATCGCCGCCGCGCCGGCGTTTGCGGATTATCTGGATGCGGAATCCGCCGCGCACTTCGAGTCGTTGCAATCGTTGCTGAAGGATGCCGGCGTGCCTTGCGAGGTGAATCCAAGGCTGGTGCGCGGTCTCGATTATTACGGCCTGACCGTGTTCGAATGGGTCACCCGGGATTTGGGGGCGCAGGGCGCGGTGTGCGCGGGCGGCCGCTACGACGGTCTGGTCGAACTGTTCGGCGGCCCGCCGACGCCGGCCGTGGGTTTTGCCCTGGGCATGGAGCGCCTCATCGCCCTGTGGCAGGGTCAGGGACGAAAAGCGGAGGCGGATACACCGGCGGTATATTTGATGCCGGTGGAGCCGGAATGCGTGGGCGCGATCCTGAAACTGGCGGAGCAACTGCGCGATGCCTGTCCCGGCTTGCAGATCGAGACTCATTGCGGCGGCGGCAGCCTGAAATCGCAATTCAAGCGCGCCGATCGTGTGGGCGCGAAACTGGCGGTGATGGTGGGCGGAGAAGAACAGAAGTCCGGCAAGGTGACGTTGAAGGATCTGCGCAGTGGCGCCGGGCAGCAGAGCATGTCGCCGGCGGCGTTGATTGATCTTTTGAAACAGTCCCAGAAACTTTGAGTCAGGCGCCGTATCCAATCCCCGATACGCACTTTATAATGCGCCGCTTTCATAATCTTTAAGTCATCGCAGGAGCAATCATGGTTGATGAAATTTACGCTTCCGAGCAGGAACAGGTGGAAGCCATCAAAAAATGGCTGAAGGAAAACGGCGGCGCAATCGTCGTTGGCGTGGTGCTGGGACTTGGCGCCGTCGGCGGCTGGCGGTGGTGGCAGACGCGTGTGCGCGTCGAGGCGGAAGCAGCCTCGGCGGTATTCGAACAGGCGCTGGGCGCATCATTCAACGGCAAGGCCGATGAAGCGGAAAAAATCGCCGGGAGTGTAATCACCGACCACCCCCGCACCACCTATGCGGCCTATTCCGCTCTACTGCTCGCCAGGCTGGCGGTGGAGAAACATGATCTCGCCGCGGCAAAGACCCAATTGGAATGGGTGCTGGCGAATTCCTCCGGGAGTGGCGTGCGCACCACCGCGCAGATCCGGCTGGCGCGGGTGCTGCTGGCGGAAGGCAAGCCGGATGAGGCCTGGAAACAGGTGGAAAAAATCGATCCCACCGCCGGCGGTACCGCCCTGCTCGCGATCAAGGGTGACATCCTCGCGGCGCAGGGCAAGACGGCCGAGGCACGCCAGCAGTATCTGGATTTGCAGGCGCGCACCGGCGCTGCCGCCGATGCGGACAATGATCCGTGGTCGCTCAAGCTCGATAATCTGAACGCGGCGCCCGCAAAGAAATCCCAGTGATTCCTTATTTGCGTCATGCCGGCCTGGCCGCCGGATTCGCCATTGGTCTTGCCGGCTGCGGGCTGAGCAATTACGTCTCCAACTACATGGCCGGCGAGAGCAATGCCGCGCCGCCCGCGCCGCTGGTTGAATTCACGCCGCTGGCCGGCGTCAAGCAAGGCTGGTCGGAAAATTTCGGCAAGGGCGCGGATGAGCAGTTTCTGAAGCTGGAACCGATGCTGGTGAATGATCGCGTTTACGTGGCGGAGCGCCGTGGCACCGTGGCCGCCTTCAGTGCCGCCGACGGCAAGCGCCTGTGGCAGACGGAGACGGAGACCGCCATCGCCGGCGGCCCCGGCGTCGGCGATGGCCTGGTGCTGGTTGGCACCAGCGGCGGCGAGGTGCTGGCGCTTTCGGAGGCGGACGGCAAACTATTGTGGCGCGCGCGGGCGCCGAGCGAGGTGCTGGCTGCGCCACAGGCGGCGCAGGGCGTGGTGGTGGTGCACAGCGGCGACGGCAACCTGATCGCCTTGAACGTTGCCGATGGAAAGAAATTGTGGAGCTATGATCGCGGTGCGCCGGTCCTGAGCCTGCGCGGCACCAGTCCGCCGCTCATGGTCAAGGACAGGGTGATCGTGGGTTTTGACAACGGCGTGCTGTCTGCCCTCGAACTCAAGACCGGGCAGGTGGAATGGGAGACCACCATCGCCGTGGCCCGCGGCCGCAACGATCTGGAGCGCATCGTGGACATCGATACCCAGCCCGTGCTGCGCGACGACGTGCTGTATGTCGCCAGCTTCCAGGGACGCGTGGCGGCGGTGTCGCTGGACAACGGGCAGACCCTCTGGAATCGCGATCTGTCATCGTATGCCGGCGTGGGCGTGGACGATAAAAATGTTTACGTCACCGCCGCCGACGGCACCATATGGGCGCTGGATCGCGAGACCGGCGCCTCGGTGTGGAAGCAGGACAAGTTGAAGGCGCGCAGCTCCACGGCCCCCGCCCCCATGGGCAGTTATGTCGTGGTCGGCGACGTCGAGGGTTATCTGCACTGGCTGCGCCGCGAGGACGGCCAGTTCGCCGCGCGTGTGCAGGTGGACAAGACCCGCATTATCGCGCCGCCGGTCGCGGTCGGCACCCAATTGCTGGTGTACAGCAGCGGCGGCACGCTGGCTTCATACCTGCTACAGTAGATCGCATCTCAAATTCCTTTTCGTACGTGAAAACCGTTCGTGCCGAGGTATCTAAGCACGACCATGCCGAGCGCAGTAGCTATGAAGCCGACAGTCGCAATTCTTGGCCGCCCCAACGTCGGCAAATCCACGCTCTTCAACCGGCTCACCCGCACGCGCGAAGCGCTGGTCGCCGATCAGCCGGGGATCACCCGCGATTATCACGTCGGCGAAGGCCGCATCGGCAATCGCCCCTATCTCGTCATCGACACGGGCGGCGTGACCAAAAGCCGCGATCCGCTGGCCAGCACGGTCAGCGATCTGGCGCTGAAAATGGCGCAGGAGGCCGACGCGATCCTCTGGGTGGTCGACGGCCGCGATGGGCGCACGGCGGAGGATGATCGCATCGCCGAATGGCTGCGTCATTCCGTCAATCTGGCGGACAAGCCCGTTTTTCTCGTCGTCAAC is from Gammaproteobacteria bacterium and encodes:
- the hisS gene encoding histidine--tRNA ligase, with protein sequence MATTLQSIRGMNDLLPSETPLWQALEAASRAVLRAYGFEEVRFPLLEQTAVFARSIGEHTDIVEKEMYTFEDRNGDSLSLRPEGTAGCVRAMLEHGLLRGQTQRLWYMGPMFRHERPQKGRYRQFHQIGVEAFGMAGPDIDAELILMTARLWRQLELKGLTLQINSLGSSVARAKYRAELVRYFSSHEKALDADSHRRLTANPLRILDSKNPAMADLIAAAPAFADYLDAESAAHFESLQSLLKDAGVPCEVNPRLVRGLDYYGLTVFEWVTRDLGAQGAVCAGGRYDGLVELFGGPPTPAVGFALGMERLIALWQGQGRKAEADTPAVYLMPVEPECVGAILKLAEQLRDACPGLQIETHCGGGSLKSQFKRADRVGAKLAVMVGGEEQKSGKVTLKDLRSGAGQQSMSPAALIDLLKQSQKL
- the bamB gene encoding outer membrane protein assembly factor BamB → MIPYLRHAGLAAGFAIGLAGCGLSNYVSNYMAGESNAAPPAPLVEFTPLAGVKQGWSENFGKGADEQFLKLEPMLVNDRVYVAERRGTVAAFSAADGKRLWQTETETAIAGGPGVGDGLVLVGTSGGEVLALSEADGKLLWRARAPSEVLAAPQAAQGVVVVHSGDGNLIALNVADGKKLWSYDRGAPVLSLRGTSPPLMVKDRVIVGFDNGVLSALELKTGQVEWETTIAVARGRNDLERIVDIDTQPVLRDDVLYVASFQGRVAAVSLDNGQTLWNRDLSSYAGVGVDDKNVYVTAADGTIWALDRETGASVWKQDKLKARSSTAPAPMGSYVVVGDVEGYLHWLRREDGQFAARVQVDKTRIIAPPVAVGTQLLVYSSGGTLASYLLQ
- a CDS encoding tetratricopeptide repeat protein, whose product is MVDEIYASEQEQVEAIKKWLKENGGAIVVGVVLGLGAVGGWRWWQTRVRVEAEAASAVFEQALGASFNGKADEAEKIAGSVITDHPRTTYAAYSALLLARLAVEKHDLAAAKTQLEWVLANSSGSGVRTTAQIRLARVLLAEGKPDEAWKQVEKIDPTAGGTALLAIKGDILAAQGKTAEARQQYLDLQARTGAAADADNDPWSLKLDNLNAAPAKKSQ